The Helianthus annuus cultivar XRQ/B chromosome 11, HanXRQr2.0-SUNRISE, whole genome shotgun sequence region AGATCAAGAAGACCAAGAAGACCAAAGGTAATAGTTCTGGGGCTTCTAAGCCTTCCACTGATGCATGATATTCGTACTCTTTTAAAACAATTCATGGTTTGTAATGTTAACTAAAACAATATTAGGTGATACAGGAACCTTAAGGTTCTTGTTATGTGGTTGTGTTTAGACCTGTGTGGCCGTTTGAACAATTTCTGAACTTACAAGTTACTAGGACTTGTTTTAACTTATGTTTGGATGGTTGAAAGTCTTTTAAGGCTTTCTTTGCTATGATACTATGTTTAACTATtttctttgtgttgtgttttttaTACTTGTGCCTATTTTGTTAAGGCAGCTTGGTTGGCTTCAAGCCTTTAAGCTTTTTGGCGATCCTGTATGTAGGTTGAAGCCTTTAAGCCTTTAAGGTTTTGAGTTGTCACGTATGTAGCTTGAAGCCTTCAAGGCTCCTTGGATTTGTGACTTTGCTTGGTTTGTATCTTTGAGTTTTCATAACTTTTTGTTCAAGTTGTTGCATTGTTCCTTAGGTTATTTCTTTTTTCTTGTAGCTTTGTCTTTGTTGAGTTTgtgttgtctttatgttttttataccttaaagggttcagtgctgcagtcacttagccttggcatttttaacaagaagacatagcacctatcctATTTCTTTTGTTGtctttatttgattttgtaagcctgtttgttggttatctttctaaggcttaaggaacatttggtgtaggctgtttaaacctgtctatgagacaattttgtttttgataataagtctcatggagctgtattgatttaggaactcaccccttatataggtccattcaacccttgaacctattgagcgatgtggcctgggagctcatccccttacatggcccttgccatggagtttcttgctaggttctcaacctgcttttatgatagaaagacaaatttgataaaacaacttcattcattcaagagatattgtttttacaaaaggtgTTCATAGCGTAACTCTTGAGATACAACTTGTGCAATACAAACCAATCTTTCTTGTTTAGACATGGAACCTTTTCAAAGTTTTTCCATTCcagtgccttggaagccttttaccctctgagtctgctagcttgtaagatccacccttatgtgcttcaaggatggtatacgggccttcccattttgggccaagctttccttggttctcttttttgctagcttcattgtttctaagCACTAGGTCTCCTGGCTTGAAGCATTTGTTCTTGACtctcttgttgtagtaggcttccattcattgcttgtacttggcttcttgaattgcagcttggtctcgtgcttcctttaggagttgtaagttcaacatggtctctttttggttcgtttcgggatccatgttgacaattcgttgtgTTACAACTCCTACTTCAGCTGGAATCACAGCTTCGGACCCAAATACCAAGCTATAGGGTGTTCttttgtggcttgttttttcggttgttcttatGGCCCATAGAACACTTGGCAATTCTTCAAGCCAATTGCTTTCATACCTTCCCAATTTGGTTTGATTCCTTCTACTATGCTTCGATTCGTCCTCTCAACTTGACCGTTTGATTACGGGTATGCCACTGAGCTAAAAACCTGATTGATTCTGAATTCTTTGCACCAAACGCTGAAAGGCTTCTCagcaaattgctttccattgtcGGTGACAAGTACTCCCGGCAATCCATAACGGCAAATAATGTTTTCCCAAACAAAGTCCATGACCTGCTTGCCCGTGATTTTTGCGAGTGGTTTAACCTCAggccacttggtgaaataatctatGGCTACCAACAAGAATTTTACTCCACCCTTGCTTGGGGGAAATGGACCGACAATGTCCATCCCCCATTTATAgaatggccatgctgaggttattGGGACAAGATCATGCTGGGGATTTTTTGGGACAGGTGCATGAATCTGGCAGGCATCACACTTCCTTAGTTGCTCAGTGGTGTCTCGGTGCATTGAGGGCCAAAAATACCCAAGGTTCATGAGTTTAGCAACCACCAATCTAGCTCtaaaatgagctccgcatatgCCTTCATGAATCTCTTTGACCAAATACTAACTTTGCTCGGGACCAAAACATCTTAGCAAGGGTGCAAGGTACCCCTTTTTATAGAGGATTTCACCTTATAGTACAtactgccttgccttgatcttgaccCTTTCAGCCTCTGTTTGATCACCAGGCAATTCACCATTTTTGAGGAATTTCTTGATTGGAGTCTCCAATTTGGATCTTCTTCGGTGATTACGTCTTGAACTTCCATCTCATCGATTGACGGAGCTTTTAACACTTCTACCAATACTTTCTTGGTAAGGTGAGCAAAAGTGAGAGATGCGAGTTTACTCAAGGCATCTGCCTTCTTGTTCTGAGACCTGGGAATTTGCTTGATGCTACAtgtttggaaggtgttcatcAATTCTTTTGATTTTTATTTGTACCTTTTTCATGTTGGGCTCCTTTGCAATGTAGCTATCATTCACTTGGCTTGATACCAGCAACAagtctgtgaacacttcaagcttttggacCTTCATCTCTTTAGCCAGTCTTAGGCCAGCtatcagtgcttcgtattcagcctcattattggtggtctgaaaatcaaagcgaagagcatatgtgaattctaacccttctGGTTTGATCAGAATGAGCCCAGCCCCTGACCTTTCAACGCTTGAAGCGCCATCGAtaaaaagcttccaggcttcaaGGTTTGAGGGTTCAGTGGCAACTGTGTTCacctcagtgactgtttgcttTGGGACTTCTACAATGAAATCAGCCAAGACTTGGGCTTTGATGGCTTTTCTTGGtacataggtgatgttatgttcacctagttccactgcccatttggcTAACCGTCCCGAgttttctggtttttcaagcacactcttaataggttggtcagtgaccacttgtatagggtgtgcttggaaataccttcgaagccttctagctgtttgaactagggctagggcAAGTTTTTCCAGGGGAAGGATATTTGATTTCAGccaattttagagttttgctgaagaaataaaTGGGTACCTGAACCTTGTCTTATTCAATGGTGAGCACCGCACTTATTGCTTCTTCAGCGACTGAAAGGTATACTGAGATTAATTCTCCTGTTTCTGGGGCTGCAATGTCAGGTAGGGAAGGTAGGTGTTGCTTCATCTGGTTGAAGGCTTCTTCCACCTCCTCAGTCCATTTGAAGTCCTTCTTATCGGAGCAACCGTTGAGCGTTTTGAAAAAGGGTAAAGACCTTTCAGccaattttgaggtaaaacgcttcaaggctgcaagcttcccgtttaagctttcaacctccttcttgctTCTCGGTGGTTTGGTTTCCAGGACAGCCTTTACCTTGTTTGGATTAGCTTTAATGCTTTGCTTTCCCACAATATGCCCTAGGAACTTTCCTTCCTCAAACCCAAATGAGCATTTCTCGgggttgagcttcatgttgaccttcctaaggttcttgaaggtttcttggatgtcatcgagcatttgatattccatcttgcttttgatcaccaagtcgtcgacatatgcctccatgtttctaccatgtttctaccaatttgagttgcaaaaggcatcttttgataaCAAATCCCTTTGTCTGTGTGGAACGCggtcttttcttcatcttcttccttcatgAGGAATTGGTGGTAACCCTTGTAAGCATCAAGAAAACACTTGAAAGGGTAACTGGAGAGggagtcaaccttgagatcaatttctggTAACGGGTAGCAATCTTTGGGgcaagccttgttaagatctttgaagtctatgcacattctccaagaatTATCTGGTTTTCGAACCATGACCAGGTTTGCAACCCAGGATTgatacttgacttctcggagaatgccagctgacacaagcttttcaacctcttgacATGCAGCCAAGCTTCTTTCAAGGGCTAGACTTCgtttcttttggacaacaggcTTGACATCAGGTGGTATTCTTAactcatgttcagcaatgcttcgagggatTCCTGTCATATCTTCCGGACACCAAGCAAAGACATCACTGTAATGTGTTAGCAACTTTTCAAGATACGAGAGGGTTTCTTGTGAAAGGCTTGGATTGACCCTTATCCTTTGttcagggtacttaggatttatgattagcctttgcttgtcttcttcactTTTGGAACTTTCACCTTCAACCAGGTAAGCCTCCTGAgaaggttgaagggttgctattccCCTCTCGGTGGGAAatttgacagtgccatggccaacagacaTGGCCATATAGAATGCACACTGCCCCGGCCTTCCAATGATCACGTCATAGTTTGAAggtatgttgataaccacaaaggtgagtGGTTGGATTCTTTCCTTCTGACCTTCACTGAAACGAACATCAAGCGTCAGTTGTCCTAAAGGCTTAAGGGGTATATcggcaataccttttatggaggtcccagagggttgaagccttgaacgttcttcattgctcaAACGGTTGAAGAACTTTTCAAACATGATTTCGGTGGCAGCaccagtgtctatgtatgctctGCTCGTTTGTAATGTTCCCACAGTTGCTTGTACCACAAGAGGGTTTGAAAGAGGGTATTTCTCTGTTGGAGGAAAgcaaacacactgaagctcccaagcttccaaccgttgCCTTTTGTGTGGAACCCTTCCATCAAAATTCACCATATTAACTTCCTTGCCCTTTCCTTCGGCCATTTTGTCTCTTACTCCCTTTACCAAGTGAGCAAGTTCCCCGGACTTAACAGCTTCTTCAATCCTTTTCTTAagctggaagcaatcattggtgtggtgacccttttcttcatgaaaTTCACAGTATTGTGTGGAGTTCTCGTTctttctgcttttggggagaggcctaggaggccgaaagttttgcttgacttctTCTGTTGCGAGGATTTCTTGAGGAGTTTTGGTGAGGGGTGTGAAACTTATGCCTTTCTCCCTGCTGTAAGGGTTTCGACCCTCAGGCCTTCAATGGTCTGAACCCTTTTGGCGTCTGTCATAGGAGTTAAAGTTTCCCCTTTTTCTAGCTAGGTTGTTACCTCGCCAGCtggatcctcttttcctttgctCTTTAATGTCTACTGCGTCCTCTCCCCGGATGTGGGCCTCCGCCCTTTCGAGAGCTTCTTCCAAGGTCTTGGGcagggatttgttgaaatctcttgtgagGTATTTGGATGTAATGGCATTCATAAAACCGGCCACCCTCATCTTTTCGTATGCCCCTACATATGTTAGACCTTCTTTCTTGTATCTTTCTATGAACACTCGAAGACTTTCATCATCTCTTTGTTTGATTTGAAAGATCACTGTAGCATCGTTAACATACCGCCTTTGTTGAGAGAAATTGGCTAGGAACCCTTTGCTGAGGTCATCGAAGCTTCGAACGCTTCGAGCAGGTAAGtcattgaaccagattctggctgatccgacaagggtttgcatgaacattaaacaacattcagcatttgaccatttctCAATTCTTGCGGCACCAgtaaagatctgaagatggtctttaggatcttcagtcccatcatatgtTTTGATGTGGGATGGCATCTTAATCTTTGTTTGAAAATTATAATCGGCTATTTGCTGCGAAAAGCATGAGAGGTTACTTGGCTTACAAGGCTTGGCCAAATCTTCTTCAACCCTTGCACCCGTGTTGTTGCTGTTCCCTTAGGTGGTCAGCACCTGATTAATGAAGTGCTGCCACGGGAAGCTGGCCGTCATCTGGGTCATCATCTGGGGcataaggttgaagccttgaaggcttccaggtGCAACTGAGCAGTTAACTCCCAAGGGAGTGCTCATAACGGCACTTCGTGCCAAAGGGAGCACTGACAAGGCCTGTTCCCATGAATTTGTTGTTGAGGGTGGAATACTCGTCACTAgggactgtaggagctggtcAAGGGTCAGCTCATGGCCCAAAGGAGCACCATTGGTGGCAGGTTGGGAGGAAAAGAGAGGATATGCTGTAGGATTTGGCCTTGCGGATAAATATGGGTTAGGATTTGGAGGAAGACTACTGGGACCTGCCTCATCCCTTGATGGAGTTGGAGTGTTGAAAGTGAGGAACTCGAGAGTGCTTCCCGGAGTCGAAAAGGAAGTTGGTATAGCCACATGAGTTTGGCTAGTACCTGGGGTATAGGCATTTGGAACCTGATTCACTTCTCCCGGGGATCCACTTTCCGACATGGTAATTTCAAGGTaatggagctacactactaggtcttttgaaGGAAAATAGTGGcatagccccacggtgggcgccaacttgttgatgcaacaaataatagaccaaggatagtagctgggctggttaggcaaaagggttgaagggttcaactttgcctaacgcaggtcgtggggtccccccacgtttgcaagacgtggagagaggttcactagatTGTTTTTGTTGTTTGCTAAAGATCCTCCTCTGAAGTGTGTTCAGATTCGGATGTTTGAGTAAAAGGAATGTGTATGTTGAATGTGAAAGCAAGTGACTCGCATGAAGCAAGTACTCGAGAGCAATGATCAGAGATTATCCAAGAATCAGAGCTGATCCGAATGTCCTGCTTAGTAAATGAAGTGTCTAATTTATAGGAGAAGACATCACTCAAAGAGGAATGTGTTTGACTAGTGAACATGCTTGCAGTGGGGGACTTACCCTTTCGGTGGTTGAAGCCATTTGACCCGCGGATAAAAGAGTGTGCTCTGTGGACCTGCGTTGCTTTTGCGGCTTGTGAGTTGGTGAAGCAATCCAGAGACGTGACCTTTTACTGTTCCCATATTGTTTTATCTCAACTCCCCAGGTTTTTAACCTTTGAACTATTTTGCCTTTTGGGTATTCATGTATTGAAGTCATTTATttttggtcttgggctacccccgtcatcagttATCCTCATGGTGATTTTAGTCCTCATCTGCAAATCTCTAGCATTTCATTGTTTCCATGCATTTAACCTATCTCCATTCCCTAAACTAACCAATTTAAATCATCTAAAATACCAAATTTTGATGAAGGTTCATCTGAAGTTTAAATGGGTTAGGGCAAATGCAGGATGTGTTGATCTGTAGTTAAAAAATGGTTTTTATTTGGGTGTAAAAAGACATAAATGCCCTTACATGATAATCACCTGATATGACTTAATTGAaaattttaatttggttaacACTAAAGGACGTGGGGCGTAATTGGTTTTATACATAAAATATTGTGACTTTAATTATCGAAGTTAAAAAGGTATCTATTGCAATTCAagataaacataaaggacaaaaactGTAATTTACCCTTAACTAAAACATAGCCAAAGGTGAACTAGACCGTTCAAAACCACCACTAAATGCTTTGACCCGTGTACTCTTCTTTTTCAAACCAGTATCCTTATCGGATCTCAGACCCGTTTTATTCACAAATGCTTGTGGTGTGAATATTTACCAAATTTTTTATTTCATCCATATTACCCttaacataaaggacgaaaactgTAATTTACCCTTAACTTAAAACCTGTTTGACTCGTTTCTGTTATGAGTTTTACGGTTTGACCCAATAAAGATAAAACAAAAGTAAACATTCTTCACATATTATTGGATAACATatatacatcattttttaattttatttcctATAAATATTAAACGCATATAATCATTTTAACATCAAATGAaaacttaattatttatttataatcaatTTGCTAACATATCTTCCGTTGTAGTCTAGTTGGTTAGGATACTCGGCTCTCACCCGAGAGACCCGGGTTCAAGTCCCGGCAACGgaattctttttttatttttggctcacaacataattaaaaaaaaatttggggtgagaGAGGCTCGAACTCTCGACCTCAGGATCACTCTTTTGCTATGAGACCTACGCGCTAGCCAACTGCGCCACCAACCCACACTGGAACTTAACTGTCAAACACATATCCATCATTCATATAGATCTAGACACCATATATGAAACCCATTTATCTAAACAGTTTGTAATAGAGTTGAGAGTTGCAACCGGTCGTTGAAGGTTTACTTGCTTTTGCTCATCATCTTGAGCTGTTTTTGTGCCACAATATTACATGGATCGACGAGAAAGCCTCGTACTACAAAGTTATCGTGGGATAAGGATCAAACTATAAGAAAACAACAATACAGGATACGCCTTTCAATACAAAATTTGTTGATAAGTCTGATTTCATTGGCTCATTGCATGTGAACTACCCTCATCTTTGTTCAACAGCTGTGTCTCGCACATGCATTACAGTTTAACTAGTTAACTAAGTGTCAAATAATGAGCTTAGAATCTCTATTCTGGAATGCACTGAACCATATTTAAGTTCAGATCTTCACGCTCACCGGGACGGTCAGATGATGAAGTATCACAACACAACATGAAGAGTTCATTTCAATTTTCAAAACGGACTCTTTTATATATAGTGTTCAGTGATCACTAATTCACCACAGTGATATGTATACCATTTTCTTATTGGCCAAATTTACTTTTTTGTTAGATTAGTTCAGAATGTGTTAAGAGCTTTCAACTTTCAAGATTAAGTTTTTGAGTCAAACTTTATTGATGATATGGACTTTATTcaaagaaaacaaaaaataaaagcAGGAAACATGGGTACAATGTCAATATGAGAATCTTTAAACATATGCATCAGGGTTTTTGAGGAGGTAGGCTTCCACAACCTTGTAAAGCCCCAAAACCTTTTCTTTGCCCGCCTTTAGTTCTTCTTCCTTGATCTCAAAATCACCATGTGTGTAAATAGTTGTCGTCATGTTTGCGATGCTCCCACCATCGGGTGAACCCTCAAACTTAATATCATAAGATACCTTTTCAATCTTGTCTGATATACCGTTTCCTTCTATCAAAGTGTACTTGTAAGTAAATGCCTTCTCATCGACTTCATCTATTTGGTGCTTCGCGAAACCTACATACAAGAATTGAATTAAACAAGAAAATACACAGGAAATTAGTACTTGAGAGGCCCAGGTGACAACTTTGACCAATCAACTTGTGAATGTGGTAATTTAGGTACGGACCATATGACAATGTTAGTTAAGCGGGATAAATATTACTTTACCTCTGGAAAAGTTTATTTGCTTAATGCTTCCGGCCCCACCATCACCTTTGATAAATTCGATGCTTTTAATAGCATCTGGCAAGAGTTTTGGCATTAAAGTATGTGAGTCGAGAATTGAGGCCTTGAAAATTCTGGCCGGGGGGACAGGTGAAGTGTGCTCATCGGTATATGTCAAGACACCCATGATTCCAAATTTTCAAGGCTAAAACGATGTTTAATCGGTTAGTttgagagttttttttttttttttttttttttttttttttcgatgaAGAAGGTTGGTTGATGATGCTTGTATTTATAGGTTCAAACTGGAACAACGTTTGGTTAGATTTTGAAATGAGATTTTGAAATGATTATTGTACACATTCTATCTCTTGTCCACATCTGAAATGGACTTAAGCACAATGAACCATTTAAATCAAACAAAAATGAGCATATGTCTCAACAATTTATTTtggttttaattttaatatttttataattattatcaTATATCCATTTTATTGGCTTTTAATGTGTACTTGTATGTAAGTGCCTCTATTATTCGGTCTTGCGTACAAGTATCGAATCAAGCATTTGTGATTAAGTATGTCTTGTTCAGACTTATATTGCGTAAACTACGGTGGCAGAACCTCGCGGTCAATAGCTTCTTTATATAGATAATTTGTGACCTTTCTGGTGGACACCAACATGGTCACACGATGTGAATGTATGGATGTGAACTCTTCCATATATTATAGAATTGATAACCAAGATATTTAACCAATAAACTGATTAAATGTTTCATCTTGTTCTTATTTGGAACAAGATATCACCatgcaatttttttttatctCTTTTTCTAAGACTCAGCCCGAATTATATTTATTTTGCCCGTTTGAAAATACTCCTAACATCGTCTTCAATGGTAGTGGTTTGCATCGGACCCCTCTTTATAGTTGCTGCAGGATGATCGAATACTTTCCAAATCCTAAAAGAATTTAGGAATTggagtagggctgtaaacgaaccgaacgttcagcgaacagttcgtgaaccgttcggttggaagttcgtttatgttcgttcgattggcttaacgaacgaacacgaacaaaaaatttcgttcggttagcttagcgaacgaacacgaacacaagtctcgttcgttcaactgtgttcgtgaacgttcgataaCATGTTCGGTTACattcgttcatgttcgtttgtttatattaaaaaaccaataaataataaaccttttatctaaacatattgaaaacttgaaaccatatttttttctaagttagataaaatttggacattctaagacatttttggggataattatatcaaatgtttaaggataacaatgtttttacgttttattttcaagttaaatgttcgtttgcgttcgtttttatttgctttcattcgtttgtgttcgagaccagtgttcacgaactgttcgtgaacaactgaatttgcttaacgaacgaacacgaacacaaacttATGTTTGGTAtgcgttcatgaacagttcgcgaacatgttaatatccttaacgaacgaacacgaacatagccttgttcgtgttcgttcagttcgtttacag contains the following coding sequences:
- the LOC110887354 gene encoding major allergen Pru ar 1 codes for the protein MGVLTYTDEHTSPVPPARIFKASILDSHTLMPKLLPDAIKSIEFIKGDGGAGSIKQINFSRGFAKHQIDEVDEKAFTYKYTLIEGNGISDKIEKVSYDIKFEGSPDGGSIANMTTTIYTHGDFEIKEEELKAGKEKVLGLYKVVEAYLLKNPDAYV